From Bombus huntii isolate Logan2020A chromosome 4, iyBomHunt1.1, whole genome shotgun sequence, one genomic window encodes:
- the LOC126865066 gene encoding high mobility group protein DSP1-like, translating into MSACRVISSCILFFSLVGGTVCGKRGRSDRQTVRVYDMSEHHRVAGGWGTASPGSREDASGGTAWWPSGLNAVSAEQQQQQQQQQQQQQNLHQHLMNQQQQQLTQQQQAQQQHHQDIVRSTAAATQQLFSYKMASSFQNPATTGTQSNPVSTSTPVGSCMRGGYDYRLGTGPGTGGGVPGTPSAPPPGVQWWYPGGVMDAGQNNLHQQLQGQQQQHLSPITTQTSTPPVMSPHQIQQLPQQNNLQQNNAQSLQQRDNMPRGKDSKPRGRMTAYAFFVQTCRQEHKKKHPEEKIVFREFSKKCAMRWKTMSDKEKKRFHEMAEKDKKRYDAEMQNYTPPKGESKGRGKKRKHIKDHNAPKRSLSAFFWFCNDERGKVKMLNPEFGVGDIAKELGKKWSDADPETKSKYEAMAEKDKARYEREMTAYKKKMKDGAPVVGVPANTVKSDSEEEYKEDDE; encoded by the exons ATGAGTGCGTGTCGTGTAATTTCTTCGTGCATCCTCTTCTTTTCCTTGGTTGGTGGTACCGTTTGTGGTAAACGAGGCCGAAGTGACAGACAGACCGTCCGCGTGTACGATATGTCGGAACACCACCGCGTTGCCGGTGGCTGGGGCACAGCGAGCCCAGGAAGCCGCGAGGATGCCTCCGGTGGTACCGCCTGGTGGCCTTCGGGTTTAAACGCCGTATCTGCCgaacaacaacagcaacaacagcagcaacagcaacaacagcagAATTTACATCAACACCTGATGAatcaacagcagcagcagctaACGCAACAACAGCAAGCACAGCAACAGCATCATCAGGATATCGTTAGGAGTACCGCTGCCGCTACCCAGCAGCTTTTCTCCTACAAGATGGCCTCCAGCTTTCAGAATCCAGCCACCACGGGCACACAGTCGAATCCCGTCTCGACGTCTACGCCGGTTGGCTCCTGCATGAGGGGAGGCTATGATTATAGATTAGGAACGGGGCCCGGAACAGGCGGAGGTGTACCTGGTACACCTTCCGCACCACCGCCTGGCGTACAGTGGTGGTACCCAGGTGGAGTTATGGACGCCGGCCAGAACAACCTGCATCAGCAATTGCAGGGCCAACAACAGCAGCACCTCTCGCCCATTACCACACAAACGTCCACGCCCCCCGTTATGTCCCCG CACCAGATACAGCAGTTACCGCAGCAGAATAATCTCCAGCAAAATAACGCTCAGAGTTTACAACAACGAGACAATATGCCGAGAGGAAAGGATTCGAAGCCAAGAGGACGGATGACCGCATACGCGTTCTTCGTGCAAACATGTCGTCAAGaacataaaaagaaacaccCCGAGGAAAAGATTGTCTTTCGAGAATTCTCTAAAAAGTGTGCAATGAGGTGGAAG ACAATGTCagataaagaaaagaagcgTTTTCACGAAATGGctgaaaaagataaaaagagataCGATGCAGAGATGCAAAATTATACACCACCGAAAGGAGAAAGTAAAGGCAGGGGCAAAAAACGCAAACACATCAAAGACCATAATGCTCCTAAAAGATCGCT ATCTGCCTTTTTCTGGTTCTGCAATGATGAACGTGGAAAGGTGAAAATGCTAAATCCTGAGTTTGGTGTAGGTGATATTGCTAAGGAACTTGGTAAAAAGTGGTCAGATGCAGATCCTGAAACCAAATCGAAATATGAGGCTATGGCGGAAAAGGATAAGGCTCGATATGAAAGA GAAATGACTGCgtacaaaaagaaaatgaaagatgGTGCACCTGTAGTAGGAGTTCCAGCAAATACTGTAAAAAGTGACAGTGAAGAAGAGTATAAAGAAGATGATGAATAG